In Enterobacter cloacae, the following are encoded in one genomic region:
- a CDS encoding RpiR family transcriptional regulator → MTTKPEVLSRIEATFSQLTPSEKRVASWMLAHAAQIPFETAESVALTTGTSGITVGRFLRKLGYRNLEDAKKSLRDPYQPWGMNERLDSWQQQQPLSDRVQHSLSLEVDAITHAYQLAQSDTFKQVVHQLTHADAVFVLGIQSTRGIANAFFSHLEYLRPRVSYSEGLSGSWVESLNSGFSHPYVVLTDTRAYSAIARQYCRVASEKGIPMVLITDIWCPWARDYPIDLLQVKTDTGHFWDSLAPVSCLFNLLLSGVVEALGDALPDRLAVNRQLQQEFGQFER, encoded by the coding sequence ATGACGACAAAACCCGAAGTGCTAAGCCGTATCGAAGCAACCTTTAGCCAGCTCACCCCCAGCGAAAAGCGGGTCGCAAGCTGGATGCTGGCTCACGCCGCGCAGATCCCGTTTGAAACGGCGGAAAGCGTGGCGCTGACCACGGGCACCAGCGGGATCACTGTAGGTCGCTTCCTGCGCAAGCTGGGTTACCGCAATCTGGAAGATGCCAAAAAAAGCCTGCGCGATCCGTATCAGCCCTGGGGAATGAACGAGCGCCTGGACTCCTGGCAGCAGCAACAACCGCTGTCAGACCGCGTTCAGCACTCGCTGTCGCTGGAGGTGGATGCGATTACCCATGCCTATCAGCTGGCGCAAAGCGATACCTTTAAGCAGGTCGTTCACCAGCTTACGCATGCGGATGCCGTATTTGTGTTGGGCATTCAGTCTACGCGTGGGATCGCCAACGCATTCTTCAGCCATCTGGAATATCTGCGCCCTCGCGTGAGCTATTCCGAAGGGTTATCCGGCAGTTGGGTCGAATCGCTGAACTCGGGGTTTTCGCATCCTTACGTCGTGCTGACGGATACCCGCGCCTACTCTGCCATTGCCCGGCAGTATTGCCGGGTCGCCAGTGAAAAAGGGATCCCGATGGTGCTAATCACCGATATCTGGTGCCCGTGGGCGCGGGATTACCCCATTGATTTACTGCAGGTGAAAACCGATACCGGCCATTTCTGGGATTCGCTGGCACCTGTGAGTTGTCTGTTCAACCTGCTGCTGTCAGGCGTGGTGGAAGCATTGGGTGATGCCCTTCCCGACCGTCTGGCGGTAAACCGACAATTACAACAAGAGTTTGGTCAATTCGAACGCTAA
- the ddpX gene encoding D-alanyl-D-alanine dipeptidase yields MPEECQLVDVAKTFPSLHIDLKYATADNITGRPIYQEARCLLHTDAVTALAKAISIATLAGLKLVVYDAYRPQQAQAQLWDACPDPEYVVDVATGSNHSRGTAIDVTLMDEHNTVLDMGAGFDEMHDRSHPYHPSVPPHAQRNRLLLNAIMFGGGFVGISSEWWHFELPNAARYPLLKDRFDCFPLTHTSL; encoded by the coding sequence ATGCCCGAAGAGTGTCAACTGGTTGATGTGGCGAAAACCTTTCCTTCGCTGCATATCGATCTGAAATACGCCACCGCCGACAACATTACCGGCCGGCCAATTTATCAGGAAGCCCGGTGCCTGCTGCACACCGATGCCGTTACTGCTCTGGCAAAAGCCATCAGTATCGCGACGCTGGCCGGGTTAAAACTGGTGGTCTACGACGCCTACCGCCCACAACAGGCCCAGGCACAACTCTGGGATGCCTGCCCGGATCCCGAATACGTGGTTGATGTGGCGACAGGCTCTAACCACAGCCGGGGGACTGCCATCGATGTCACCCTGATGGATGAACACAACACTGTGCTGGATATGGGGGCCGGGTTTGACGAAATGCACGACCGTTCACACCCGTATCATCCGTCAGTCCCTCCCCATGCCCAGCGCAACCGCCTGCTACTCAACGCCATCATGTTTGGCGGCGGCTTTGTGGGGATCAGCAGTGAATGGTGGCATTTTGAGCTGCCGAACGCGGCCCGTTATCCCCTGCTTAAAGATCGTTTTGACTGTTTCCCGTTGACGCACACATCCCTTTAA
- a CDS encoding peptide ABC transporter substrate-binding protein, translating into MKTTMLTMLIAATLAMSAPAALAAVPKDMLVIGKAADPQTLDPAVTIDNNDWTVTYPSYQRLVKYKPGTTEVEGDLSTGWKASDDQKEWTFTLTDKAKFSDGSPVTAEAVKLSFERLLKISQGPSEAFPKDLKIDAVDDHTVKFTLSQPFAPFLYTLANDGASIINPAVLKANAADDARGYLAQNTAGSGPFMLKSWQKGQQLVLVPNPHWPGDKPHFKRVSVKIIGESASRRLQLSRGDLDIADSLPVDQLSALKQEGKVAVAEYPSLRVTYLYLNNSKAPMNQVDLRRAVSWATDYQGMVNGILSGNGKQMRGPIPDGMWGFDATAMQYSFDETKAKAALENVKDKPASLTFLYSDNDPNWEPIALSTQASLGKLGISVKLEKLANATMRDRVGKGDYDIAIGNWSPDFADPYMFMNYWFESDKKGLPGNRSFYDNKEVDALLQAALKTTDQAERTKDYQQAQKIVIDEAAYVYLFQKNYQLAMNKEVKGFTFNPMLEQVFNIATMSK; encoded by the coding sequence ATGAAAACAACAATGCTTACCATGCTTATCGCCGCCACGCTGGCAATGAGCGCACCTGCCGCGCTGGCGGCTGTCCCGAAAGATATGCTGGTGATCGGTAAAGCGGCCGATCCGCAAACGCTCGACCCGGCGGTCACTATCGACAACAACGACTGGACGGTGACCTATCCCTCCTATCAACGTCTGGTGAAATACAAACCGGGCACGACTGAAGTGGAAGGCGATCTGTCAACAGGCTGGAAGGCGTCCGATGACCAGAAAGAGTGGACCTTCACTCTGACGGACAAGGCAAAATTCTCCGACGGTTCGCCGGTCACCGCGGAGGCGGTCAAACTTTCGTTCGAGCGTCTGCTGAAAATCAGCCAGGGGCCGTCGGAAGCGTTTCCGAAAGATCTCAAAATAGATGCGGTTGATGACCACACGGTGAAATTCACCCTCAGCCAGCCGTTTGCCCCGTTCCTCTATACGCTGGCAAACGACGGAGCCTCGATAATCAACCCCGCGGTATTGAAAGCCAATGCCGCCGATGATGCGCGTGGTTATCTGGCGCAAAACACCGCGGGTTCCGGCCCGTTTATGTTGAAAAGCTGGCAGAAAGGTCAGCAACTGGTACTGGTACCTAACCCGCACTGGCCGGGCGATAAACCACACTTTAAGCGCGTCTCGGTGAAGATCATTGGTGAAAGTGCTTCGCGTCGCCTGCAGCTTTCCCGGGGCGATCTGGACATTGCCGACTCCCTGCCAGTGGATCAGCTTTCAGCCCTGAAACAGGAAGGTAAAGTGGCCGTGGCGGAATACCCATCCCTGCGCGTGACCTACCTGTATCTCAACAACAGCAAAGCGCCAATGAACCAGGTGGATTTGCGCCGGGCGGTTTCCTGGGCGACGGATTATCAGGGGATGGTGAACGGTATTCTCAGCGGCAACGGCAAACAGATGCGTGGCCCAATTCCTGACGGTATGTGGGGCTTTGATGCCACCGCCATGCAGTACAGCTTCGACGAAACCAAAGCCAAAGCGGCGCTGGAGAACGTAAAAGACAAACCCGCCAGCCTGACGTTCCTCTACTCCGATAACGATCCGAACTGGGAGCCGATCGCCCTTTCTACCCAGGCGAGCCTCGGTAAACTGGGGATCAGCGTCAAACTGGAGAAACTGGCTAACGCCACCATGCGTGACCGCGTAGGCAAAGGCGATTACGACATTGCCATCGGCAACTGGAGCCCGGATTTCGCCGACCCGTACATGTTCATGAACTACTGGTTCGAGTCAGACAAAAAAGGTCTGCCGGGCAACCGTTCGTTCTATGACAACAAAGAGGTCGACGCCCTGCTGCAGGCCGCCCTGAAAACCACCGACCAGGCAGAACGCACCAAAGACTACCAACAGGCCCAGAAGATTGTGATCGACGAGGCGGCCTACGTTTATCTGTTCCAGAAGAACTACCAACTGGCGATGAACAAAGAGGTCAAAGGCTTCACCTTTAATCCGATGCTCGAGCAGGTGTTCAATATCGCCACCATGAGCAAGTAA
- a CDS encoding peptide ABC transporter permease, with product MTFWSIVRQRCWGLLLVVAGVCIITFIISHMIPGDPARLLAGDRASDEIVQSIRQQLGLDQPLYIQFGRYVDALAHGDLGTSIRTGRPVAEDLKAFFPATLELAFCSLLLALVIGVPLGILSAVYRNRWLDHLVRLMAMTGISTPAFWLGLGVIVLFYGHLQILPGGGRLDDWLDPPAHITGFYLIDALLEGNGEVFFNALQHLILPSLTLAFVHLGIVARQVRSAMLEQLSEDYIRTARASGLPGWYIVLCYALPNAMIPSITVLGLALGDLLYGAVLTETVFAWPGMGAWVVTSIQALDFPAVMGFAVVVSLAYVLVNLVVDLLYLWIDPRIGRGGAE from the coding sequence ATGACGTTCTGGAGCATTGTGCGCCAGCGCTGCTGGGGGTTACTCCTGGTGGTGGCCGGTGTCTGTATCATTACTTTTATTATTTCACACATGATCCCCGGCGATCCGGCCCGTCTGCTGGCCGGTGACCGTGCCAGCGACGAAATTGTACAAAGCATTCGCCAGCAACTGGGGCTGGATCAGCCGCTGTATATCCAGTTTGGTCGCTATGTGGATGCCCTCGCACACGGTGATTTGGGCACCTCCATCCGTACCGGACGACCGGTGGCGGAAGATTTGAAAGCCTTTTTCCCCGCCACACTGGAGCTGGCATTTTGCTCTCTGCTGCTGGCGCTGGTGATTGGTGTACCGTTGGGGATCTTATCGGCGGTGTACCGTAACCGCTGGCTGGATCACCTGGTGCGGCTGATGGCGATGACCGGGATCTCCACCCCCGCATTCTGGCTGGGGCTGGGGGTGATTGTGCTGTTCTACGGCCATCTGCAAATTCTGCCAGGCGGCGGTCGGCTGGACGACTGGCTCGACCCGCCTGCACACATCACCGGTTTTTATCTGATAGATGCCCTGCTGGAAGGTAACGGCGAGGTCTTTTTTAACGCCCTGCAACACCTGATTTTACCCTCGCTGACGCTGGCGTTTGTCCACCTGGGGATTGTGGCACGCCAGGTGCGCTCTGCCATGCTGGAACAGCTCAGCGAGGATTACATCCGTACCGCCCGCGCCAGTGGTTTGCCTGGCTGGTACATCGTTCTGTGCTACGCGTTACCGAATGCAATGATCCCATCAATTACCGTACTGGGACTGGCACTGGGGGATCTGCTCTACGGTGCCGTGCTCACCGAAACCGTCTTTGCCTGGCCGGGGATGGGCGCGTGGGTAGTGACCTCCATTCAGGCGCTCGATTTCCCTGCGGTAATGGGCTTCGCCGTGGTGGTCTCGCTGGCTTATGTGTTAGTCAATCTGGTGGTTGATCTGCTCTATCTGTGGATTGACCCGCGAATCGGGCGCGGAGGTGCCGAATGA
- a CDS encoding cytochrome c550 → MMLTQETPVPVKTTKPRIDWAKLFWMLRKSPLTLIGGVIMILMLLLMVTSPWIVPHDPNALDLTARLQAPSALHWFGTDEVGRDLFSRVLVGSQQSITAGLAVVAIAGGIGSLLGCLSGVLGGRGDAIIMRVMDIMLSIPSLVLTMALAAALGPSLFNAMLAIAIVRIPFYVRLARGQTLIVRQFTYVQAARTFGASRWHLISWHILRNALPPLIVQASLDIGSAILMAATLGFIGLGAQQPTAEWGAMVAVGRNYVLDQWWYCAFPGAAILITAVGFNLFGDGIRDLLDPKSGGKPS, encoded by the coding sequence ATGATGTTGACTCAGGAAACGCCCGTCCCCGTTAAAACCACCAAACCGCGCATCGACTGGGCAAAGCTGTTCTGGATGCTACGTAAAAGCCCGCTCACGCTGATTGGTGGCGTGATTATGATCCTGATGCTGTTACTGATGGTCACGTCGCCGTGGATTGTGCCGCATGACCCAAATGCCCTGGATCTGACCGCCCGGCTGCAGGCTCCGTCGGCACTACACTGGTTTGGTACCGACGAAGTAGGACGCGATCTGTTCAGCCGCGTGCTGGTGGGGAGCCAACAGTCCATCACTGCCGGGCTGGCGGTAGTTGCTATCGCGGGGGGCATTGGCTCGCTGCTGGGGTGCTTGTCCGGCGTGCTGGGTGGACGCGGTGACGCCATCATTATGCGTGTAATGGATATCATGCTCTCTATCCCCTCGCTGGTGCTGACAATGGCGCTGGCGGCGGCACTTGGCCCGAGCCTGTTTAACGCCATGCTGGCGATTGCGATTGTGCGTATTCCGTTTTACGTGCGCCTGGCCCGCGGGCAAACGCTGATCGTCCGTCAGTTTACCTATGTACAGGCCGCCCGTACCTTTGGTGCATCGCGCTGGCATTTGATCAGCTGGCATATCCTGCGCAACGCGCTGCCGCCGTTGATTGTGCAGGCCTCGCTGGACATCGGTAGTGCCATTCTGATGGCCGCCACGCTGGGGTTTATCGGCCTCGGGGCGCAACAGCCCACCGCCGAATGGGGGGCAATGGTGGCCGTGGGCCGTAACTATGTGCTCGATCAGTGGTGGTATTGCGCCTTTCCGGGGGCGGCGATCCTGATCACTGCCGTCGGTTTTAATCTGTTTGGTGATGGCATCCGCGACCTGCTTGATCCGAAATCGGGAGGGAAACCGTCATGA
- a CDS encoding ABC transporter ATP-binding protein: MSGTVLSIEDLHLSFPVFRGEVHALNNVSLEIARGEIVGVVGESGSGKSVTAMLAMRLLPEGSYRVHHGQVKLLGEDVLNASEKQLRQWRGAKVAMIFQEPMTALNPTRRIGKQMVEVIRQHQPLTRSEAQQKAITLLEEMQIPDATEVMDRYPFELSGGMRQRVMIALAFSCEPELIIADEPTTALDVTVQLQVLRLLKHKARASGTSVLFISHDMAVVSQLCDRMYVMYAGSVIESGTTQTLIQHPVHPYSIGLLQCAPENGEPREMLPAIPGTVPNLSQLPRGCAFRERCFAAGAKCGETPRLMPNGAEGQRAACWYPQQEKHHV, translated from the coding sequence ATGAGTGGAACCGTATTATCCATTGAAGATTTGCACCTGAGCTTCCCGGTTTTTCGTGGTGAAGTCCATGCGCTCAACAACGTCTCACTGGAGATCGCCCGGGGCGAAATTGTCGGTGTGGTTGGCGAATCCGGCTCGGGAAAATCGGTCACAGCGATGCTGGCAATGCGTCTGTTGCCGGAAGGCAGCTACCGGGTTCATCACGGGCAGGTGAAATTGCTCGGCGAAGATGTGCTGAATGCGTCAGAAAAACAGCTTCGCCAGTGGCGCGGCGCAAAAGTGGCGATGATTTTTCAGGAACCGATGACGGCACTGAACCCAACGCGACGAATTGGCAAACAGATGGTTGAAGTGATCCGCCAGCATCAGCCACTCACCCGCAGCGAGGCGCAGCAAAAAGCGATTACCCTGCTGGAAGAGATGCAAATTCCGGATGCAACGGAGGTGATGGATCGCTATCCGTTCGAACTTTCCGGCGGCATGCGCCAGCGGGTCATGATCGCCCTTGCCTTCTCCTGCGAGCCGGAGCTTATCATCGCCGACGAACCGACAACCGCCCTGGATGTGACAGTGCAACTTCAGGTACTGCGATTATTGAAACATAAAGCACGTGCCAGCGGCACGTCGGTGCTGTTTATCAGCCATGATATGGCCGTGGTCTCACAGCTCTGCGACCGGATGTACGTCATGTACGCGGGCAGTGTGATCGAAAGCGGCACCACGCAGACGCTGATCCAGCATCCCGTTCATCCTTATTCCATCGGTCTGCTGCAGTGCGCACCGGAAAACGGCGAACCACGCGAAATGCTACCGGCGATCCCCGGTACGGTACCCAATCTCAGCCAGTTGCCACGCGGGTGTGCTTTTCGCGAGCGCTGTTTTGCCGCTGGGGCGAAATGTGGTGAAACACCGCGCTTAATGCCCAATGGTGCAGAAGGCCAGCGGGCTGCCTGCTGGTACCCGCAACAGGAGAAACACCATGTCTGA
- a CDS encoding ABC transporter ATP-binding protein yields MSDVLLELDSVHVNFPARKNWLGRVTEQVHALNGMDLQIRRGETLGIVGESGCGKSTLAQLLMGMLKPSTGACQRTNSAGGMQMVFQDPLSSLDPRLPVWRIITEPVWVQKRSSERERRQLAEDLAQQVGIRPEYLDRLPHAFSGGQRQRIAIARALSSDPDIIVLDEPTSALDISVQAQILNLLVKLQQQRNLTYVLISHNVSVVRHMSDRVAVMYLGQIVELGTAAQVLVRPRHPYTRLLLDSVPRTGEPLDEGLALRKTELPGNRHLPVGCYFRDRCPLATQGCERPQALQPSTEGRTVRCWRNV; encoded by the coding sequence ATGTCTGATGTCTTGCTGGAACTGGATAGTGTACACGTGAACTTCCCTGCGCGTAAAAACTGGCTGGGCCGCGTAACGGAGCAGGTACATGCGCTCAACGGAATGGATTTGCAGATCCGCCGGGGCGAAACGCTGGGCATTGTGGGGGAATCTGGCTGCGGAAAAAGCACCCTGGCACAGCTGCTGATGGGAATGCTCAAACCGAGCACCGGGGCATGCCAGCGGACAAACTCCGCAGGCGGTATGCAGATGGTGTTTCAGGATCCGCTCTCCTCGCTCGACCCGCGTCTGCCCGTCTGGCGCATCATCACCGAGCCGGTGTGGGTGCAAAAACGCAGCAGTGAACGTGAACGTCGTCAGCTGGCGGAAGACCTGGCGCAGCAGGTCGGCATTCGACCGGAGTACCTTGACCGCCTGCCACATGCCTTTTCCGGTGGACAGCGTCAGCGTATCGCCATTGCCCGGGCGCTCTCGTCCGACCCGGACATCATCGTGCTGGATGAGCCGACCAGCGCGCTGGATATCTCCGTGCAGGCGCAGATCCTGAATTTACTGGTGAAACTGCAACAACAGCGCAACCTGACCTATGTCCTGATCTCTCATAACGTTTCGGTCGTCCGGCACATGAGCGATCGCGTGGCGGTAATGTATCTGGGGCAGATTGTGGAGCTGGGAACCGCCGCGCAGGTACTGGTCAGGCCCCGCCATCCTTATACCCGGTTACTGCTTGATTCCGTCCCCAGAACCGGCGAACCGCTGGATGAGGGGCTGGCATTGCGCAAAACAGAACTTCCCGGCAACCGTCACCTGCCCGTCGGGTGTTATTTCCGTGACCGTTGTCCGCTGGCAACCCAGGGGTGCGAACGCCCGCAGGCACTACAACCGTCAACCGAAGGCCGAACGGTACGCTGCTGGCGTAATGTCTAA
- a CDS encoding oxidoreductase, producing the protein MNTTFSGKIALVTGGSTGIGLATAQELAAQGAKVYITGRRQAELDAAVAEIGSAAVGIRADVAKLSDLDRIYAQIAQEEGRLDILFANAGGGDMLPLGAITEEQFDRIFGTNVRGVLFTVQKALPLLSTGSSIILTGSTVSIKGTANFSVYSASKAAVRNFARSWALDLQGRGIRVNVVSPGPVKTPGLGDLVAEEHRQGLYDALAAQVPLGRLGAPGEVGKAVAFLASDAASFINATELFVDGGMAQI; encoded by the coding sequence ATGAACACGACTTTCTCAGGCAAAATCGCACTGGTCACGGGAGGTAGCACAGGTATTGGTCTTGCCACGGCGCAGGAGCTGGCGGCACAGGGTGCGAAGGTATACATCACCGGGCGTCGTCAGGCGGAGCTGGACGCGGCGGTGGCGGAAATTGGCTCGGCGGCGGTAGGTATTCGTGCGGATGTTGCTAAACTCTCCGATCTGGATCGGATCTATGCCCAGATAGCACAAGAAGAAGGGCGTCTTGATATTCTGTTCGCCAATGCGGGTGGTGGTGACATGCTGCCGCTGGGCGCAATCACCGAAGAGCAGTTTGACCGTATTTTTGGTACCAATGTCCGCGGCGTGCTGTTCACGGTACAAAAAGCGCTGCCTCTGTTATCAACCGGGTCGTCCATTATCCTGACCGGATCGACGGTTTCCATTAAGGGGACGGCGAACTTTAGCGTGTACAGTGCCAGTAAAGCCGCCGTGCGCAACTTTGCCCGTTCCTGGGCGCTGGATTTGCAGGGCCGTGGCATTCGCGTCAACGTCGTTAGCCCGGGTCCGGTCAAAACGCCGGGGCTTGGCGACCTGGTGGCGGAAGAACATCGTCAGGGGTTGTATGATGCTCTGGCTGCACAGGTACCACTGGGTCGTTTAGGTGCGCCGGGGGAAGTGGGTAAAGCGGTCGCGTTTCTGGCTTCGGATGCCGCGAGTTTTATCAATGCTACCGAGCTGTTTGTTGATGGCGGGATGGCGCAAATTTGA
- a CDS encoding LysR family transcriptional regulator: MAMRAFTRVVESGSFTRAADSLNMPIATLSKLVKSLEIHLEIRLLHRTTRRVVTTTEGAEYYEKALRVLIDIEEIDTSFRVSRSTPKGHLRVDVGGSTARDVLIPLLPDFMQRYPDIRIDLGVADRPVDLISGNVDCVIRGGPLDDSTLIARHIGDAEMVTCATLEYLKNHGVPAYPQELRNGHKLVSYLSPVTGRAFPFRFRENGGEQEIRVPHYLGVNESNAHLAAAVAGLGIIQTFGYSIQHHLTAGTLVEILHDWRPKAYPFHVVYPQNRHLTHRLRVFIAWLGEVFPAGLTPGA; the protein is encoded by the coding sequence ATGGCGATGCGCGCGTTTACACGCGTAGTGGAATCCGGGAGTTTTACCCGGGCAGCAGATTCCCTGAACATGCCGATAGCCACCCTGAGCAAACTGGTGAAATCGCTTGAAATTCATCTGGAGATAAGGCTATTACACCGAACCACCCGCCGCGTGGTCACGACGACGGAGGGCGCGGAATACTATGAAAAAGCGCTGCGCGTGCTGATTGACATCGAGGAAATTGATACCTCGTTTCGCGTATCGCGCAGTACACCAAAAGGTCATTTGCGCGTTGATGTTGGTGGCTCAACCGCCCGTGATGTGTTGATCCCTCTGCTCCCGGACTTTATGCAGCGTTATCCGGATATCCGCATTGATCTCGGCGTGGCCGACCGCCCCGTTGATTTGATCAGCGGTAATGTGGACTGCGTGATCCGTGGAGGTCCCCTTGATGACTCAACCCTTATTGCCCGACACATTGGTGACGCCGAAATGGTCACCTGTGCAACACTGGAATATCTGAAAAATCACGGCGTTCCGGCTTATCCACAGGAGCTACGCAACGGTCATAAGCTCGTTAGCTACCTTTCACCTGTGACAGGACGCGCTTTTCCTTTTCGCTTCAGAGAAAATGGCGGAGAACAGGAGATCCGTGTACCACACTATCTTGGCGTGAACGAAAGTAATGCCCACCTGGCTGCGGCGGTGGCGGGGTTAGGCATTATTCAGACGTTTGGTTACTCAATCCAGCACCACTTAACCGCAGGAACATTGGTTGAGATCCTTCATGACTGGCGTCCGAAGGCATACCCTTTTCATGTGGTCTATCCGCAGAACCGGCACCTGACGCATCGCCTGAGGGTGTTTATTGCATGGCTTGGAGAGGTATTCCCTGCCGGGCTTACACCCGGCGCTTGA
- a CDS encoding LysR family transcriptional regulator gives MDRVIAAQVYNRICELGSLSAAARALGISRPMVSRYLEQMEKWAGTRLVNRSTRKLTLTAAGEKVLQKTRTLSQISQEIEDQSAKDLPSGTLRVACAHFTAMHMIAPVLPGLLSRYPQLRVELDVNNHPVSLVGERIDVAIRITDNPEPGMIARRLGECRSVLCASPAYLATHGIPDSADDLAQHNCLHYSFFAGQSWHFLTPEGENLSVAVSGNLSASISSLLMEAAVNHCGIAMLPEREAQTALERGELVPVLTTLRPKSLAIYGIYQSREYQPAALRVFLDELARNLADP, from the coding sequence ATGGATCGCGTTATTGCCGCTCAGGTCTACAACCGTATTTGTGAGCTGGGGAGTTTGAGTGCCGCCGCGCGTGCGCTGGGGATCTCCCGTCCAATGGTCAGTCGCTATCTGGAACAAATGGAAAAGTGGGCGGGGACGCGGCTGGTCAACCGCTCGACGCGCAAGCTGACGCTGACCGCCGCAGGGGAAAAAGTGCTGCAAAAAACACGCACGCTTTCACAAATCTCGCAGGAAATTGAAGATCAGTCGGCGAAAGATTTACCCTCCGGCACGCTGCGGGTGGCCTGCGCGCATTTTACTGCCATGCATATGATTGCCCCGGTGCTGCCCGGTCTGCTTTCCAGATACCCGCAGTTGCGTGTAGAGCTGGATGTGAATAACCATCCGGTAAGCCTGGTGGGCGAGCGTATTGATGTGGCGATTCGCATCACCGATAACCCGGAACCCGGCATGATTGCCCGCAGGCTGGGGGAGTGCCGCTCCGTTTTGTGTGCCTCACCTGCGTATCTGGCAACGCACGGTATCCCCGACAGTGCTGACGATCTGGCGCAACATAATTGCCTGCATTACAGCTTTTTTGCCGGACAGTCCTGGCATTTCCTGACGCCGGAGGGCGAGAACCTGAGCGTGGCCGTGAGTGGCAATCTCAGCGCCAGTATCTCGTCGTTATTGATGGAGGCGGCGGTGAATCACTGCGGGATAGCCATGCTCCCGGAACGGGAAGCACAGACTGCACTTGAACGAGGGGAACTGGTGCCCGTGCTGACGACGTTAAGACCTAAGTCCCTTGCTATTTATGGTATTTATCAATCCCGTGAATATCAGCCCGCCGCGCTGCGCGTATTTCTTGACGAACTGGCCCGTAACCTGGCGGATCCATGA
- a CDS encoding MBL fold metallo-hydrolase, with amino-acid sequence MKITRLAVLCTLFTPAVFAAPLTIDTYNPQEKGIFAVSSTLVSGPKEAVLFDAQFSVKDGEALVEKIRHSGKTLNKIVITSGDPDFYFGLQPLVKAFPNAKVVATQPVVDHIKATKDAKLAFWGPQMKDGAPTELVVPQVLASTTFMVDGEKIDIEQANSYAAYVWIPSAKTILGGTGVSWGIHVWTADTQTQASRKQWQQTLDDMAAHQPERVIPGHYLGTPPAGTGAIDFTRQYLQQFEHALAEHKDSAGVIASMKKQWPNLAEASSLELSAKVNTGEMKW; translated from the coding sequence ATGAAAATCACCCGCCTTGCAGTGCTGTGTACCCTTTTTACCCCAGCCGTTTTTGCTGCACCGTTAACCATTGATACCTATAACCCACAGGAGAAAGGCATTTTTGCTGTCTCTTCCACGCTGGTTTCCGGGCCGAAAGAAGCCGTTCTGTTTGACGCGCAGTTCAGCGTAAAGGATGGTGAAGCGCTGGTGGAAAAAATCCGCCACAGCGGTAAAACGCTGAATAAGATTGTGATCACCTCCGGCGATCCAGATTTTTATTTTGGCCTGCAACCACTGGTCAAAGCGTTCCCGAATGCCAAAGTCGTGGCCACTCAGCCGGTGGTTGACCACATCAAGGCCACCAAAGACGCCAAACTCGCATTCTGGGGACCACAGATGAAAGACGGTGCGCCAACGGAGCTGGTTGTGCCGCAGGTTCTGGCCTCCACAACGTTCATGGTTGATGGCGAGAAAATTGATATCGAACAGGCGAACAGCTACGCCGCATACGTGTGGATCCCGTCGGCAAAAACAATCCTCGGCGGCACCGGCGTCTCCTGGGGTATTCACGTCTGGACGGCGGATACCCAGACCCAGGCAAGCCGCAAGCAGTGGCAGCAAACGCTGGATGACATGGCAGCCCACCAGCCAGAGCGCGTGATCCCGGGCCATTATCTCGGTACACCTCCGGCAGGAACCGGCGCTATCGACTTTACCCGCCAGTATCTGCAGCAGTTCGAACACGCGCTGGCTGAACATAAAGATTCTGCAGGGGTGATCGCCAGCATGAAAAAACAGTGGCCTAACCTTGCTGAAGCCAGCTCGCTGGAGCTGAGCGCCAAAGTGAATACCGGTGAAATGAAATGGTAA
- a CDS encoding 30S ribosomal protein S22, which produces MKSNRQARHILGLNYKLSNQRKVVIEGDIETQVTHATGRKRHAGK; this is translated from the coding sequence ATGAAATCGAACCGTCAGGCACGCCATATTCTGGGGCTGAACTACAAGCTTTCAAACCAGCGCAAAGTGGTGATTGAGGGCGACATCGAAACGCAGGTCACCCACGCTACCGGCAGAAAACGCCACGCAGGCAAGTAA